In one Balaenoptera ricei isolate mBalRic1 chromosome 20, mBalRic1.hap2, whole genome shotgun sequence genomic region, the following are encoded:
- the RTN4RL1 gene encoding reticulon-4 receptor-like 1, translating into MLRKGCCVELLLLLLAGELPLGGGCPGDCVCYPAPMTVSCQAHNFAAIPEGIPEDSERIFLQNNRITLLQQGHFSPSMVTLWIYSNNITFIDPNTFQGFVHLEELDLGDNRQLRTLAPETFQGLVKLHALYLYKCGLSALPAGIFGGLHSLQYLYLQDNHIEYLQDDIFVDLVNLSHLFLHGNKLWSLGQDTFRGLVNLDRLLLHENQLQWVHHKAFHDLRRLTTLFLFNNSLSELPGDCLAPLGALEFLRLNGNAWDCGCRARSLWEWLQRFRGSSSAVPCVSPEPLHGQDLKLLRAEDFRNCTGPASPHQIKSHTLTTTDRAARKEHHPPRGPARDKGHPHGHLPGSRSGSKKPGKNCTSRRNRNQVSKAGAGKQAHELQDYAPDYQHKFSFDMPTARPKRKGKCARRTPIRAPSGVQQASSGSSLRASLLAWILALVVTLR; encoded by the coding sequence GGTGCTGTGTggaactgctgctgctgctgctggccgGGGAGCTGCCCCTGGGCGGCGGCTGCCCGGGAGACTGCGTGTGCTACCCCGCACCCATGACGGTCAGCTGCCAGGCGCACAACTTCGCCGCCATCCCCGAGGGCATCCCGGAGGACAGCGAGCGCATCTTCCTGCAGAACAACCGCATCACCCTCCTCCAGCAGGGCCACTTCAGCCCCTCCATGGTCACCCTGTGGATCTACTCCAACAACATCACCTTCATCGACCCCAACACCTTCCAGGGCTTCGTGCACCTGGAGGAGCTGGACCTCGGCGACAACCGGCAGCTGCGGACGCTGGCGCCCGAGACCTTCCAGGGCCTGGTGAAGCTCCATGCCCTCTACCTCTATAAGTGTGGGCTCAGTGCCCTGCCGGCCGGCATCTTTGGCGGCCTGCACAGCCTGCAGTACCTCTACCTGCAGGACAACCACATCGAGTACCTCCAGGACGACATCTTTGTGGACCTGGTCAACCTCAGCCACCTGTTTCTCCACGGCAACAAGCTGTGGAGCCTAGGCCAGGACACCTTCCGGGGCCTGGTGAACCTGGACCGGCTGCTGCTGCACGAGAACCAGCTGCAGTGGGTCCACCACAAGGCTTTCCACGACCTCCGCAGGCTGACCACCCTCTTCCTCTTCAACAACAGTCTCTCTGAGTTGCCGGGCGACTGCCTGGCACCCCTGGGGGCCCTGGAGTTCCTCCGCCTCAACGGCAACGCCTGGGACTGCGGCTGCCGGGCGCGCTCCCTGTGGGAATGGCTGCAGAGGTTCCGTGGCTCCAGCTCCGCTGTCCCTTGCGTGTCCCCCGAGCCTCTGCATGGCCAGGACCTGAAGCTGCTGAGGGCCGAGGACTTCCGGAACTGCACGGGGCCGGCGTCCCCGCACCAGATCAAGTCGCACACGCTCACCACCACCGACAGGGCCGCCCGCAAGGAACACCACCCACCCCGTGGCCCCGCCAGGGACAAGGGCCACCCGCACGGCCATCTGCCCGGCTCTCGGTCGGGCTCCAAGAAGCCGGGCAAGAACTGCACCAGCCGCAGGAATCGCAACCAGGTCTCGAAGGCGGGCGCCGGGAAGCAGGCCCACGAGCTGCAGGACTATGCCCCTGACTACCAGCACAAGTTCAGCTTTGACATGCCCACGGCACGGCCCAAGAGGAAGGGCAAGTGTGCCCGCAGGACCCCCATCCGTGCCCCCAGCGGGGTGCAGCAGGCCTCCTCGGGCAGTTCCCTGAGGGCCTCGCTCCTGGCCTGGATACTGGCGCTGGTGGTCACTCTTCGCTGA